Proteins encoded together in one Impatiens glandulifera chromosome 1, dImpGla2.1, whole genome shotgun sequence window:
- the LOC124939039 gene encoding plasma membrane ATPase 1-like: MEGGVDLMEALKNESVDLILRNGKWQEEDTLVLVPGDIISIKLGDIIPADARLLEGDPLKFDQSTLTGECLPVIKSAGDGIYFGSTCKQEEIEAVVIATSVHTFFSKVVHLVDSTKKVDHFQKVLTVIGNFCICYIVVGMLIEIIVMYPIQRRSYGTGIDNLLVLLIGGIPIAMPTVLSVKVPIGSHRLSRQEAITKKKTAIEEMVGMDVLCSDKIGTLTLNKLTVDINLIEVIYCWT; the protein is encoded by the exons atggaagGTGGAGTTGATTTAATGGAGGCTCTGAAGAATGAGTCTGTTGATTTG ATTCTTCGTAATGGAAAATGGCAAGAGGAAGATACATTAGTTCTTGTTCCAGGTGACATAATTAGTATTAAACTTGGGGATATCATCCCTGCTGATGCTAGACTCCTCGAAGGGGATCCTTTGAAATTTGACCAG TCTACTTTAACTGGTGAGTGTCTTCCTGTTATAAAATCTGCTGGAGATGGAATTTACTTTGGTTCTACTTGCAAGCAAGAAGAAATCGAAGCTGTTGTAATTGCCACAAGTGTGCATACCTTCTTTAGTAAAGTTGTTCATCTAGTAGACAGTACAAAAAAAGTTGACCATTTTCAAAAG GTCTTGACTGTCATAGGGAATTTCTGCATATGTTATATTGTAGTGGGGATGTTGATCGAGATTATTGTGATGTACCCTATTCAGCGTCGATCCTATGGTACTGGAATTGATAATCTTCTAGTACTACTTATAGGTGGAATTCCCATTGCAATGCCCACTGTCCTATCTGTGAAAGTGCCAATCGGTTCACATCGTTTATCTCGGCAA GAGGCAATCACAAAAAAAAAGACAGCAATAGAAGAGATGGTAGGCATGGATGTTCTTTGTAGTGATAAAATTGGAACTTTGACACTGAACAAGTTAACAGTGGACATAAACCTTATTGAGGTAATTTATTGTTGGACATGA